The Comamonas testosteroni genome contains the following window.
AGTATCTGCATGAGGATATGGCTGCCCTCGGCATGCACCGCGTCGGTGATGAGGCGGTGCCGGGCCGCCTGCTCTGGCGTGCACAGCGTCGAGAACTCGGCATGCTCGGGCATTCCCAGTGCGTACTCGTTGACGCCGAAGCCCCCGGTGACGATGAGCTGCAGACCTTCCCGTGCACGTTCGGTGTAGAAGAGGGCCAGCTTCTCGAAACCCTGTGCCTGATCCTCCAGCCCGGTATGCATGGAGCCCATCAGAATCCGGTTCTTGAGGGTGATATGGCCGATGGTGATGGGCTGGAAGAGATGGGGGTACATGGCTGAATTTCCTCACGCGCAAATCTCGCGCCAGTGTAGGAAGAGCCACGGTAAATTCTCCCTAGGGGAATCACATCGTCCGTTTGCATGTGGTCTGACTTTTCATGATGGGCTTTGATGTGCGCCATCACCACCCAGACAAAAGGAAACAAGACATGTCCATCATCGTGATGAGCGGCTGCGCCACCGGCATTGGTGCTGCTACGCGCAAGGTCCTGGAAGCGGCCGGCCACCAGATCCTAGGTATCGATGTCCGCGATGCGGAAGTGATTGCCGATCTCTCGACGGCCGAAGGTCGAAAGCAGGCGATTGCCGATGTACTGGCCAAGTGCAGCAAGGGCATGGACGGCCTGGTGTTGTGCGCCGGCCTGGGACCGCAGACCAAGGTGCTCGGCAATGTGGTTTCGGTCAATTATTTTGGCGCGACCGAGCTGATGGATGCCTTTCTGCCGCTGCTGAAACAGGGCCGGCAGCCCGCAGCCGTCGTCATCTCGTCCGTGGCTTCCGCGCATCTGGCTTTTGACCAGAACCCGCTGGCACCGGCACTGGAGGCCGGCGAGGAAGCCAAGGCCCGCGCCATTGTTGAACAAGCGGGAGAGCAGGGCGGCAATCTGGCCTATGCGGGCAGCAAGAATGCCTTGACGGTGGCTGTGCGCAAACGCGCCGCCGCCTGGGGACAAGCGGGCGTGCGCCTGAATACCATCGCCCCCGGCGCGACCGAGACTCCCTTGCTGCAGGCAGGCCTGCAGGACCCGCGCTATGGCGAATCGATTGCCAAGTTCGTGCCTCCCATGGGCC
Protein-coding sequences here:
- a CDS encoding 3-alpha-hydroxysteroid 3-dehydrogenase, which produces MSIIVMSGCATGIGAATRKVLEAAGHQILGIDVRDAEVIADLSTAEGRKQAIADVLAKCSKGMDGLVLCAGLGPQTKVLGNVVSVNYFGATELMDAFLPLLKQGRQPAAVVISSVASAHLAFDQNPLAPALEAGEEAKARAIVEQAGEQGGNLAYAGSKNALTVAVRKRAAAWGQAGVRLNTIAPGATETPLLQAGLQDPRYGESIAKFVPPMGRRAEPAEMASVIAFLMSEAASYVHGAQIVIDGGIDAVMRPTGF